The following are encoded in a window of Methanofastidiosum sp. genomic DNA:
- a CDS encoding Eco57I restriction-modification methylase domain-containing protein has protein sequence MPKEVNQITREIVKNHLEKISNFKDVYDLFRLLNYPDEIIYPSPTRRKKDSFNFKKEDQDRIKEVYSIISIGEGLSKGDNLQVFFVECNSISTRFTREVTKKLAESYRSLLVIFTDNYDNIVFILPENVKERDVFKLKLTRLHAIKSDLYYTDIDIVSRLLYEQENSWRFIFKKWKDAFSVERVQDSFFEDYKKVFFKVRDYLREQKVPKKESHEFTLQLLNRIMFIYFISKKGWLKEKKFISYLWKEYKKSNEKDTFYSKWLKQIFFKAFNGRAAEISEISESMRQLLLEYAPHLNGGLFRESKLDKHESLKNLVLPDSLFLELIQGFFERYNFTIKEDIPLDQDVAVDPQMIGYVYESLANVADEIYDRNDLGIFYTPSIEVEFMCKRSLVEYIWNNMPDILPKEKIYHLLFDLPDLDEDLIDYFNSNNIWHRLEEVLDNLSVVDPACGSGAFLVGMLNILSEVYSYIHIQSSRNIPDFERKYRIIQRNLYGVDVMPWALHAAELRLWLQLIVESDFKTEELKKGPLLPNLDMNLRRGDSLVQEIGDMTFNLRQNILNPILKKRLDKLKLEKQKYFESSRTGRFRRSDEIRNEEISIFQEIIAQRIEAVENKIKENNDKLLKSKKSEQTFLVERPKSKIQLEIEEEKKEGILQKQITDLKQEIHILNELNKKLLNPEEKPFVWDIDFAEIFGDKGGFDIVIGNPPYVRYQKISPPNIPKSEVSLEAKKEYKEKLINSVNNQFPLIQSLDRKSDYYIYFYFHGLSLLNKKGTFCFITSNSWLDVEYGRDLQEFLVKYVPIYSIYDNLVKKSFAHADVNTIIAFFGSPKIKIENLTEWLFEEETNKGTWPYINNIAKFVMFKKPFEECLMIDNLLEIEKCQNTKVTNDMRVVCISQKELFQQGLTNKNIYYGTMWGGRYLRSPDIFLDIQKNSREKLTRLSDIINVETYLNTLGSDKFFFVSVEQTVNNLCKIKSRIDGSTFEIEKEFLTDFIESPKELKSILVKEPFKTKLFRVPKEISLSDLKSSKAYRYISFGEKNKYKTDLPKQAYYGSKIIMACYQGASHIINYNPNRIISHRFFRIIPRTKEIDEETLILLLNSTFSSLSLEIFRNPSLGGGVLAHGTYTIKEFIIPKIEKIEINKKKFIYREIKPIFEEIGIDPTKTIRDQFPKPIPEREELDDIIFDELGLTKEERNEVYWSLCELVKQRLDKAKSLKCE, from the coding sequence GTGCCAAAAGAAGTTAATCAAATAACTAGAGAAATTGTTAAAAATCACCTAGAGAAAATTTCTAATTTTAAAGATGTTTATGACTTATTTAGATTATTAAATTATCCCGATGAGATTATTTATCCTTCTCCCACTAGAAGAAAAAAAGACTCATTTAATTTCAAGAAAGAAGACCAAGATAGAATTAAAGAAGTATATTCAATAATAAGCATTGGTGAGGGATTATCTAAAGGAGATAATCTTCAAGTATTTTTTGTAGAATGCAATTCCATCAGTACAAGATTTACTAGAGAAGTAACTAAAAAGTTAGCAGAATCTTATAGAAGCCTATTAGTAATATTTACCGATAACTATGATAATATTGTATTCATACTACCTGAAAATGTTAAAGAGAGAGATGTTTTCAAACTAAAACTGACACGCCTTCACGCCATTAAATCTGATTTATACTATACTGATATAGATATTGTTTCTCGCCTATTGTACGAACAAGAAAATAGTTGGCGTTTTATTTTTAAAAAATGGAAAGATGCTTTTAGTGTTGAGAGAGTACAAGATTCATTTTTTGAAGATTACAAAAAAGTTTTCTTCAAAGTTAGAGATTATCTTCGTGAGCAAAAAGTTCCTAAAAAAGAATCGCATGAATTTACATTACAGCTGTTGAATAGAATAATGTTCATCTATTTCATTTCAAAAAAAGGCTGGCTTAAAGAGAAAAAATTCATTTCTTACTTATGGAAGGAATACAAAAAAAGCAACGAAAAAGATACGTTCTATTCCAAATGGTTAAAGCAAATATTTTTTAAAGCTTTTAACGGCAGGGCGGCAGAGATATCTGAAATATCTGAATCGATGCGTCAGTTATTACTAGAATATGCACCTCACTTAAATGGTGGACTTTTTAGAGAGAGTAAATTGGACAAACATGAGTCACTGAAAAATTTAGTTTTGCCAGATTCTCTTTTTTTAGAATTAATCCAAGGTTTTTTTGAAAGATACAACTTTACAATAAAAGAGGATATACCATTAGATCAAGATGTTGCTGTTGACCCGCAAATGATTGGATATGTTTACGAATCATTAGCTAATGTTGCAGATGAAATTTACGATAGAAACGATCTTGGGATATTTTACACCCCTTCAATTGAAGTAGAGTTTATGTGTAAAAGATCTTTAGTTGAATATATATGGAATAATATGCCAGATATTTTACCTAAAGAAAAAATTTATCATCTCCTTTTTGATTTACCTGACCTTGATGAAGATTTAATTGATTATTTTAATTCAAATAATATATGGCATAGACTTGAAGAAGTGTTAGATAACTTATCAGTTGTAGACCCTGCATGTGGTTCTGGTGCATTTTTAGTTGGAATGCTAAATATTTTATCAGAAGTTTATTCTTACATTCATATCCAATCGAGCCGTAATATCCCTGATTTTGAGAGAAAATACAGAATTATCCAGAGAAATTTATATGGTGTAGATGTAATGCCTTGGGCTTTGCATGCTGCAGAGTTAAGGCTATGGTTACAATTAATAGTTGAATCCGATTTCAAAACTGAAGAACTAAAGAAAGGGCCACTTCTACCTAATCTGGATATGAATCTTAGAAGAGGTGATTCTTTAGTTCAAGAGATTGGAGATATGACTTTTAACCTACGCCAAAATATATTGAATCCAATATTGAAAAAAAGATTAGACAAACTAAAGTTAGAGAAACAGAAGTATTTTGAAAGTTCAAGAACTGGAAGATTTAGAAGATCAGATGAAATTAGAAATGAGGAAATTTCGATTTTCCAAGAAATAATTGCACAAAGAATAGAGGCTGTTGAAAATAAAATCAAAGAAAACAATGATAAATTGCTCAAAAGCAAAAAATCAGAACAAACTTTTTTAGTTGAAAGGCCAAAATCAAAAATTCAACTTGAGATAGAAGAAGAGAAAAAAGAAGGAATTTTGCAGAAACAAATTACAGATCTAAAGCAAGAGATACATATATTAAACGAATTGAATAAGAAGCTTTTGAATCCTGAAGAAAAACCTTTCGTTTGGGATATTGATTTTGCCGAGATATTTGGAGATAAAGGGGGATTTGATATAGTTATCGGAAATCCACCATATGTTAGATATCAAAAAATATCTCCTCCAAATATACCTAAATCTGAAGTATCTTTGGAAGCTAAAAAAGAATATAAAGAGAAACTAATTAATTCAGTTAATAACCAATTCCCATTAATTCAAAGTTTGGATAGAAAAAGCGATTATTACATATATTTTTACTTTCACGGTTTAAGCTTATTAAATAAAAAGGGAACATTTTGTTTTATTACTTCAAACTCGTGGTTAGATGTAGAATATGGTAGAGACTTGCAAGAATTTTTAGTAAAATATGTTCCTATCTATTCTATTTACGACAATTTAGTAAAAAAGAGCTTTGCTCATGCAGACGTGAATACAATCATTGCTTTTTTTGGAAGCCCAAAAATAAAAATAGAAAACTTAACTGAATGGTTATTTGAAGAGGAAACAAATAAAGGAACATGGCCATATATAAATAATATTGCAAAATTTGTAATGTTTAAGAAACCATTTGAAGAATGTTTAATGATTGACAATTTATTAGAGATAGAAAAATGCCAAAACACGAAAGTAACTAACGATATGAGAGTAGTATGTATTAGTCAAAAAGAATTATTCCAACAGGGATTGACTAATAAAAATATTTATTATGGAACTATGTGGGGCGGGAGATATCTTCGAAGTCCAGACATATTCTTAGATATCCAGAAAAATTCAAGAGAAAAACTTACTAGATTAAGTGACATAATTAATGTAGAAACATATCTTAATACTCTAGGTTCAGACAAATTCTTTTTTGTCTCTGTTGAACAAACAGTTAATAATTTGTGCAAAATAAAGAGTAGAATAGATGGAAGCACTTTTGAGATAGAAAAAGAATTTCTCACTGATTTCATAGAATCACCAAAAGAATTGAAATCGATACTAGTAAAAGAGCCCTTTAAAACAAAATTGTTTAGAGTTCCAAAAGAAATATCCTTATCAGATTTAAAATCAAGTAAAGCATATCGATACATTTCTTTTGGGGAAAAAAATAAGTATAAGACAGATTTACCAAAACAAGCATATTATGGTTCTAAAATAATAATGGCTTGTTATCAAGGGGCAAGTCATATAATAAACTATAATCCTAATAGAATAATTTCCCATAGATTTTTTAGGATAATACCAAGAACTAAAGAAATAGATGAAGAAACATTAATTTTATTATTAAACTCTACTTTTTCATCTTTATCGCTTGAAATATTCAGAAATCCAAGTTTAGGCGGCGGAGTTTTAGCACATGGAACTTATACCATTAAAGAGTTTATAATACCAAAAATTGAAAAAATTGAGATTAACAAAAAAAAATTTATTTATAGAGAAATCAAGCCAATTTTTGAAGAAATAGGAATAGATCCAACAAAAACTATTAGGGATCAATTCCCCAAACCCATTCCTGAAAGAGAAGAATTAGACGATATTATATTTGATGAATTAGGATTAACAAAAGAAGAAAGAAATGAAGTATATTGGTCTCTATGTGAACTAGTCAAACAAAGATTAGATAAAGCAAAAAGTTTGAAATGTGAGTAA
- a CDS encoding DEAD/DEAH box helicase family protein, with protein sequence MPIPNEIIDNSEDNKLFSFLNWALKDYPKTNLDIATAFFDIKAYALVKNNLNGVTQFRLLLGKPPEIKSERTLGDVLSEEIRQNLEDLELSKRCNDTVKQLIDFLKKENVEVKLFEDFLHGKAYIFDNLIVIGSSNFTGAGLTRYGELNTWKQESQAIYTKKEWFEKFWAESIDFKNDLIELLDSSRYGSKEYTPYQVYIKALYELQKNDIREEQEEIDPYLPASKVNLTEFQEDAIYRIESRIEKYGFIIIADSVGLGKTWIAKKIIEKRGYYRRENILVICPAQLKSMWSKELKSIDVKDNILSQEELASEEYLKKIKNVIKDNLSTIRLVVIDESHNFRNPLSNKWEHLFNLLSEHITKKGKKPEILMLTATPINNSIWDLYWQIMLLTLQNQRTFSKDNIDNLFKFFKEVEKEGEPTLLSDLLNEISVRRTRDYIVKNYPEAFVTINNEEKRIIFPKRELENINYSLEETYAGLYREISEIITDKLSMAYYRLLDYKKDEELTKEEEFLRGRMIAIEGIFSTILLKRLESSIEAFRISIGKHVNFLNTFKEYLFEGKLVTKEFFSKYLMNLDEELEDEEIIQSLEDFNLEKYNTDKLIEDIDSDIKLLNIILDKVKTIKPKNDAKLNSLKEILFDLSKKGQVVIFTYYADTLNYIYKEINSDPQFSKIKIQAISSSGLTSKNPNERVRILEDFASHKVDILMSTDVLSEGQNLQSAQFLINYDLHWNPTRMIQRAGRIDRIGSPFSKIHVYNFFPEKELEALLRLLEYLQKKILDIDHSVGLDQTVLGEQIHPKVFGIMRRIKNKDNTVIDEIESDAFGGGEQFYQPLKDYLKSKAKEEIESIPNGVYSGLKTKKLAGIFFYYKYDNDFHFWYLYDFKNNRLIKNKTEILNYIKCPPDEKRVVPDFFEKVYEVNQVIVEDIRKVYENLSSSQEQDSQLKELASSKSTKFIRDIRNEIDRYIDEFMDTYQEGNELVEKLEQINAKLVKIPYTKQRTREIRRLWSTYKKNNNFDLLIKGLGEFLKDKSIFERVSISPYNEDKLKLIVVDLVS encoded by the coding sequence ATGCCAATTCCAAATGAAATTATAGATAACAGTGAAGATAACAAATTATTCTCTTTCCTAAATTGGGCTCTTAAAGATTATCCTAAAACAAATTTAGATATTGCCACAGCTTTTTTTGATATCAAAGCTTATGCTCTAGTAAAAAACAATCTCAACGGAGTTACTCAATTTAGATTATTACTAGGTAAGCCTCCTGAAATAAAATCTGAAAGAACATTAGGCGATGTTCTTTCTGAAGAAATTCGTCAAAATCTTGAAGATCTAGAGTTATCTAAAAGATGCAATGACACTGTAAAACAGCTGATTGACTTCTTAAAAAAAGAGAATGTCGAAGTTAAACTATTTGAAGATTTTCTTCATGGTAAGGCATATATCTTCGATAATTTGATTGTTATAGGTTCTTCAAACTTTACAGGTGCTGGCCTAACAAGATACGGAGAATTAAATACTTGGAAACAAGAATCTCAAGCAATATATACAAAAAAAGAATGGTTTGAAAAGTTCTGGGCAGAGTCTATTGATTTTAAAAATGATCTTATTGAGTTACTTGATTCATCAAGATATGGTAGTAAAGAATATACGCCATACCAAGTTTATATCAAAGCTCTTTATGAGCTACAAAAAAATGATATTAGAGAAGAACAAGAAGAAATAGACCCATATCTCCCCGCATCTAAAGTTAATCTTACAGAGTTTCAAGAGGATGCCATATATAGGATTGAATCAAGAATAGAAAAATATGGATTTATAATAATAGCTGACTCAGTAGGTCTTGGAAAAACTTGGATTGCAAAAAAGATTATAGAAAAAAGAGGTTACTATAGAAGAGAAAATATCCTTGTAATATGCCCCGCCCAGTTAAAATCAATGTGGTCAAAAGAATTAAAATCTATAGATGTCAAAGATAATATATTGTCCCAAGAGGAGTTAGCTTCTGAGGAATATCTCAAAAAAATAAAGAATGTGATCAAAGATAATCTTTCTACTATCAGGTTAGTAGTTATAGACGAAAGCCATAACTTCAGAAATCCCTTGTCAAATAAATGGGAGCATCTATTCAATCTTCTATCAGAACATATTACTAAGAAAGGAAAGAAACCTGAAATTCTGATGTTAACTGCTACGCCCATAAACAATAGTATTTGGGATTTGTATTGGCAGATAATGTTACTAACTTTACAAAATCAAAGAACTTTTTCTAAAGACAATATTGATAACTTATTCAAATTTTTCAAAGAAGTTGAAAAGGAAGGAGAGCCAACTTTACTTAGTGATCTTCTAAATGAGATATCTGTAAGAAGGACTAGAGATTACATCGTAAAAAATTATCCAGAAGCTTTTGTTACTATCAATAACGAAGAAAAAAGAATAATATTCCCAAAAAGAGAATTGGAAAATATTAATTATAGTTTGGAAGAAACATATGCAGGATTGTATAGAGAGATATCAGAAATCATCACCGATAAATTATCAATGGCCTACTATAGGCTTCTTGATTATAAGAAAGATGAAGAGTTAACAAAAGAAGAGGAATTCTTACGTGGACGAATGATTGCTATTGAAGGTATATTCAGTACAATTTTATTGAAAAGATTAGAGAGTAGTATTGAAGCTTTTAGGATAAGCATAGGAAAACACGTCAATTTTCTCAACACTTTTAAAGAGTACCTTTTTGAAGGAAAACTTGTCACAAAAGAATTCTTTTCTAAATATTTAATGAATTTAGATGAAGAACTTGAGGATGAAGAAATAATACAATCACTCGAAGATTTTAATTTAGAGAAGTATAATACAGATAAACTGATTGAGGATATTGATTCAGACATTAAACTCTTAAACATTATCTTAGACAAAGTCAAGACAATCAAACCAAAAAATGATGCGAAATTAAATTCTCTTAAAGAAATTCTATTTGATCTTTCTAAAAAAGGCCAAGTAGTAATATTTACTTATTATGCCGATACTCTGAACTATATTTACAAAGAGATAAATTCTGATCCACAGTTTTCCAAGATAAAAATCCAAGCAATATCGAGCTCAGGCTTAACTTCAAAGAATCCCAATGAACGAGTGAGAATTCTTGAAGACTTTGCATCACATAAAGTTGATATTTTAATGAGTACGGATGTTTTATCGGAAGGGCAGAACCTCCAATCTGCACAGTTTTTGATTAATTATGATCTTCACTGGAATCCAACTAGAATGATCCAGAGAGCAGGTAGAATAGATAGGATAGGATCCCCATTCTCAAAGATTCATGTATATAACTTCTTTCCTGAAAAGGAGCTTGAAGCTCTTTTGAGATTATTAGAATATCTTCAAAAAAAGATATTAGATATTGATCACTCTGTTGGATTAGATCAAACCGTATTAGGTGAACAAATACATCCAAAAGTATTTGGAATAATGAGAAGGATAAAGAATAAAGATAATACGGTAATTGATGAAATTGAATCTGATGCATTTGGTGGTGGGGAGCAGTTCTATCAACCCCTTAAAGATTATTTAAAATCAAAGGCGAAAGAAGAAATTGAATCGATACCTAACGGCGTTTATAGTGGATTAAAAACTAAGAAACTAGCAGGGATTTTTTTCTATTACAAATATGATAATGATTTCCACTTCTGGTATCTTTATGATTTTAAGAATAATAGATTAATAAAAAACAAGACTGAGATACTTAATTATATAAAATGTCCTCCCGATGAAAAAAGAGTAGTGCCTGATTTCTTTGAAAAGGTCTACGAAGTAAATCAGGTTATTGTTGAGGATATAAGAAAAGTATATGAAAACTTATCATCAAGTCAAGAACAGGACTCACAACTAAAAGAATTGGCTAGCTCAAAGAGTACAAAATTTATTAGAGATATAAGAAACGAAATAGATAGATATATTGATGAATTCATGGATACTTATCAAGAGGGCAATGAGTTAGTAGAAAAATTAGAACAGATTAACGCTAAATTAGTAAAGATTCCTTATACAAAACAGAGAACTAGAGAGATAAGAAGATTGTGGTCTACTTACAAGAAAAATAATAATTTTGATCTATTGATAAAAGGGTTAGGAGAATTTCTTAAAGACAAATCAATTTTTGAACGAGTTAGTATATCCCCTTACAATGAAGATAAATTAAAATTGATTGTTGTGGACTTAGTTTCTTAA